The window TTTGCACTGCATACTGCAAAATGGACATTGGGATTGATACACTCGCTTTCGTTCTTCCTGCTCTGATATTTGCTGGGCATATCGTAAAAAAGACTGACTCATACCTTCACATCCTTTTGTCTGCTTTGGTCAAATTGTTCACAGAGCTCTTTTCTTCTTTCCTCATCAAGCAATTTTTCTCGAATAGAAATAAGTCCATATCGGAGAAGCCAATCGCCGATGGATTCTTGAAAGTATGCACTTTTTCTATAATCTTCAAGCAGCGCTTTTAAAAAAGGGATCAGCTCACTTGATTGAGGCAAAGTGTAAAAAAGCTGGCCGGCCTTCGGCTGACATACGTCACCTCCTATATAAATGTTCCATTCCCCCAGCTGTCTCTTCATGCAAATGTCATATATTGGAGCTAGTTTACACGTGCAGGAAGAGCCGGCGACATGAATAGAGGTGACGGCTGGTAAAAGTGTGTCTTCTACTTGTCTTTCAAACTCCATTACTAGTGCTGTGACAGCTGGATCGTGACTACAATCACATGTAAGGACATGAGATAGTCTTCTTTTCTCTTTCGCCATGATGGGCCAATGTTTTTTGACGATCTGTGCCGCCTGTTTTGACACGCCGATGAGCCGTATTCGCTTATGCTCTGTCAGCTCTGCCTGATCAATCAGTTTTTGTTCTAACAAAGACGTCATGATTTTCAGGAAATCCAGTTCAAGACGCCCTCCGTATAGCTGAGGCAGCATGTCTTCTTGATCAGCATCGCTGATTTTTTCAATCGGTGATTGAAATTGCTCGAGATAGTATGGAATGGCAGACCTGCAGTTGCTGCAGCCGTTCTCTGTTTTCCAATGAAAATGTCTTCTGATTTCCTCCACATTCAGCAGCAGTTGCTTTTTGATAAACGAAAAAATGGTCTGCTTATCAGCTTCTGTACATGAACAAAAAGAGGCCGGCTCATCTATTTGTTCATGTGATGATAACTGACAGCAGGCACGGACGAGCTCTTGACAGCCGCCGCAGCCGGTTGCTGCTCCTGTTTGTTTTTGAACCTCTTCTAAGCTTGTCAGCTGATGGACGGATATGGTGTTCAAAATCGTCCGTTTTGTAACGCTTTGACATTGGCAGACGAGATCGTCCATTTTTAATGAATCTAGAGGAGATGGCTGCTCCTCATGAAGAGCTTTCATGACGACACTTTTATCACGCCCCACTTTCACATCTTGCAAAAGCTGATCGGCTTTCTCCAGTTCTCCAACTAATAAAAAACCTGTTAGTGCCTCGCGTTCAAAGACGAATTTTTTATAGACTTCTTGCTCTTCATCTAAATATGTCACCACTGACGTATACGGAGAATGGTGTTCAATACATCCCGCAGAATAGATAGGCATGTCAGGTACTTTTAATTTTGTTGAGTAAATGGGATGAGGTACAGATGTAATTTGCTCGCCTAATAGATGATTGGCAAGTGCATTTGCTTGTTCATAAATGGGCTGAACAAGGCCATGCACCATTCCTTTATGCTCTGCACATTCCCCAATGGCATAAATATCTTGGACATTTGTTTGCATCATATCATTGACGACAATGGCTTTTCGCGTATGAATGCCGTGATTCTTTGCAAGCTGTATGTTTGGACGGATACCTGTTGTGAAGACAACAAGATCAGCATCCACGATGTCGCCATTTTTCAATAGAACGCCTTCTACCCTCTCGTCCCCTAAGCATGCAATGGTATGGGCATTTGTTTTCACCTGAATGCCCTTGCGCGTTAATTGCTGCTGTAATAGACTAGCAGCCGTTTCATCTAATTGGCGCTGCATGAGCCACTCGGCATGATGAATGATGGTTGTCTCAAGTCCCGCAATCTGCAGGCCAGCCGCCACCTCTACACCAAGCACACCGCCTCCGACCACTGCTGCTCGTTGATAACGCATCGCATCCGCACAAATGGCCTCATAATCATCAATTGTACGAAACGCATAAATCCCTTTTTTGGATACGCCCTGAATAGGAAGAAAATACGGCAATGATCCTGTTGCGATGACGAGCTTGTCATAGGAAATTTCCCGGCGCGCATCTGTCATGATACACTTCTTGTTTGTATCGATATGGACGACTGTTTCTCCTTTGTACATGATGATGTCATGCGCGGTGTACCATTCTTTTTCCTTGAGTTCAATTTGAGATAATGAGTCGCTTTTTTGTAAAATCGATGAAAGTTTTATTCGATTGTAGGCAGGGTGCTTCTCTTTTCCAATGACTGTTATGGCATAGTGTTCTGGCTGTTTTTGAACCATCTGTTCGATACATTTCATACTCGCCATGCCGTTTCCGATAAACACGAGTTTGCGTTTTGCCATATGAAATCAACCTCTCTAAGCTTCTTGCCCAACACATTGTATGGATAGATTATGGCACATGCCTGTAAAAAAGTGTGTAATCATGTCAATTTTTCTAACATGATACTTTTATTACTTGGGATAACTCGCTATCTTTAAGTCAGAAAATTCAAAATAGAGGAGGCATTTTATGAAACTCTCAGAGTTAAAATCAAGTGGTCACCCTAAGACATTGCTAAGTTCCTTTTTATATTTCGATGTGAGCTTTATGATCTGGGTCTTATTAGGGGCACTGGGTGCTTTTATTGCGCAAGACTTTGCTTTATCGACCGCAGAGAAAGGCATGATTGTTGCCATTCCGATTTTATCTGGTTCTTTTTTTCGGATTGTACTTGGCTTATTCACTGATCGTATAGGACCTAAGAAGACAGCGGTAATTGGCATGCTTTTCACCACCATCCCGCTCATCTGGGGGTTCATCGCTGGTACAACCCTTTCCGAGCTCGTGCTGATTGGTATTTTGTTAGGAGTAGCAGGAGCAAGCTTTGCTGTTGCTTTGCCAATGGCAAGCCGCTGGTATCCTCCTCATTTACAAGGCGTGGCCATGGGGATTGCAGGTGCCGGTAACAGCGGAACACTGATCTCCACACTATTTGGTCCACGTCTTGCCGAGATTTATGGATGGCATGCAGTCATGGGGCTCGCCCTGATTCCGTTAAGTCTTGTCTTTTTGTTTTTTATTTTCACAGCAAAAGATGCACCAAATCAGCCCGCTCCAAAGCCGCTACGGTCGTATTTTTCAGTATTTCAGGTGAAATCGACATGGTTTTTCTGCCTGCTTTATGCGATTACATTCGGAGGATTTGTCGGGCTTTCCAGTTTTCTCAGTATTTTCTTTGTGGATCAATATGGTATCTCGAAAATTCATGCAGGTGATTTTGTGACTCTTTGTGTGGCGGCGGGCAGCTTCTTTCGCCCCATCGGTGGTCTCATTGCGGATAAAATAGGTGGAATGAAAGTACTGCTTGGATTATTCGCAGTCATCGGCATCTGCTTAGGAGGGGTGAGCAGTCTTCCAGCTTTACCTTTGGTCATTACCCTTTTATTTACCGGGATGATGTGTCTCGGGATGGGGAATGGCGCAGTTTTTCAGCTGGTGCCTCAAGTATTTCATAAAGAAATTGGGATCGTGACCGGAATTGTTGGTGCTGCTGGGGGCATTGGCGGCTTCTTTTTACCTAATATTCTGGGCAGTTTAAAAGAAGTGACGGGCTCATATATGTTTGGCTTTTTGACCATTTCTCTTTTTGTTCTAGTTGTCTTTATTTGTTTAGTCATATCGCAGCTTAAACGCAAAAAAGTCATCATCAACCACACCATTTCTGAATCATAAAAAGCCATGACCACTCTTTGGCCATGGCTTTTCTTTATATGTGTAAACACCCTTTGTATGACCTATTTTGGCAGAACCGAACTCCCCATTAAATAACGGTCTACCTCGTGCGCCACTTGTCTGCCTTCATTAATCGCCCAGACAATCAAGCTTTGCCCGCGTCTTGCATCTCCCGCTGCAAATACGCCTTCTACATTTGTTGTATACTCCCCATACTTTGCGTCAATGCGATTGTTTTTGCTGTCCACGCCAAAGTGTTTCACGAGTGGCTGTTCAGTTCCCTCAAAACCAATTGCAATAAAGACTAGCTGAGCAGGCCATACCTTTTCTGTCCCTGGAATCTCATGAAATTCAAACTTCCCCTGTTCGTTTTTCACCTTTTCCATTTGAATGGTATGAAGCTCTTTTAATTTCCCATTTTTGTCTGCCACAATTTTTGTGGTTTGAATGGAATATTGACGCGGATCTTCTCCGAATTTTGCTTGTGCTTCTTCATAAGCATAATCCAGTGAGAAGACGTAAGGCTGTTCAGGCCACATGTTATCCCCTACACGTGTATCCGGAAGTTTTGGGTGCTTCCCGAACTGAACAACACTTTTTGCTTTTTGGCGAAGTGCAGTTGCGACGCAATCCGCACCTGTATCTCCCCCGCCAATGACAATGACGTCTTTTCCTTTTGCATCAATGAAGTTTTTGTCTTTAAATCCTGAATCAAGCATGCTTTTTGTTGCGAGGGTTAAATAATCCATCGCAAGGTGAATCCCTTTAGCTTCCCGGCCTTCAATCAACAGGTCACGCTGCTTCTGTGCACCTGTACAAAGGATGACCGCATCAAACTGTTCTTTCAGTTCGTCGGCAGTGACATCCACGCCGATTTCTGTGTTCGTTACAAAATCAATGCCTTCTTGTCTCAACAGTTTGACTCTTCGCTCCACCACTTCTTTGTCCAGCTTCATGTTTGGAATGCCGTATGTCAGCAGCCCGCCAAGGCGGTCAGACCGTTCGAACACTGTTACGGCGTGGCCTGCTTGGTTTAATTGATCCGCACTTGCAAGTCCTGCTGGCCCTGAGCCGACAATGGCAATCTTCTTGCCTGTACGGCTTGAAGGAATTCTTGGTGTGATCCATCCATTTTCAAAGCCTTTATCAATGATCGTCCGTTCGATATTTTTAATCGAAACGGCTGGATCATTGATGGCAACTGTACATGACCCTTCGCAAGGTGCTGGACATACTCTCCCAGTAAATTCTGGGAAATTATTTGTTTTTTGCAGTCTTTCGAGAGCTTCTTTCCATCTCCCGCGGTACACAAGGTCATTCCATTCTGGAATTAAATTGTAGATCGGGCAGCCTGAGACGCCGCCCCTGATCTCCATCCCAATTTGACAAAACGGTGTGCCGCAATCCATACATCTAGCGCCCTGCTTCTTCAATACGTCATCTGTATAAGGAGCGGAATATTCTTTCCAGTCATTTTGACGAGTGAGAGGGTCACGTTCATTTGGCTTTTCTCTTTTATAATCCATAAAACCTGTTGCTTTGCCCATTGTCCTCTCCCCTTTCTTAATGAGCGAGGGCTGCTTTTTGCCCGTTTGCCGTTTCTTGATTTTTCGGTTTAGTGTTTGCTTCAAAGGCGAACATGACAGCTTCTTCATGACTGAGGCCCGCTTGTTTTTGTTCTTCAATGCTTTGAAGCATCATTTTGTAATTTCTCGGAATAACCTTGATGAATTGATCCTTTTCTTGCGCCCAGTTTTCGAGAAGTGCTGACGCTTTTGAGCTGTTTGTATAATGAAGGTGCTCTTTAATCAGCTGTTTCACTTCTTGTTCTTCTTCATGATCTGTGAGCTTTTCAAACATGATCATTTCCATGTTGCACATTCTTTTGAACTGTTTCGCATCGGATGTATGGACGTAAGCTACGCCGCCAGACATGCCTGCGCCGAAGTTTTTTCCGACGTCTCCTAAAATGACGACACGTCCGCCAGTCATGTATTCACAGCCGTGATCACCGATTCCTTCAACGACCACATGCACACCTGAATTACGAACGGCAAAGCGCTCACCTGCACGACCGTTAATAAAGGCTTTTCCGCTTGTCGCTCCGTAGAATGCGACGTTTCCGACAATGACGTTTTCATGTCCATTTTGTACAAAGTGATCAGAGGTTTTGACCGCAATTTTGCCTCCAGAGAGTCCTTTGCCGATATAGTCATTTGAATCACCTGTTAAATAGAGAGACATGCCCTTTGGCACAAATGCGCCGAAGCTTTGTCCTGCGGAACCAGTGAACCTTAGTGTGATCGTATCCTCTGGCAAGCCTTCTTCCCCGTAGCGCTTAGACACTTCACTTCCAGTAATGGTTCCGGCCACACGATTGATATTGCGAATATTCAATGATAGATCAACCGGTGTTTGATGATTCAGCGCTTCCTGTACATAAGGGAGGATTTCATTCATATCCAGTGATTCATCAATTTTATGATTTTGCGGTGTTCTGAATGTACGAGCTCCTTCTGGCTGATAAAGCAGTGTTTCAAGGTCTAGCTGCCCTGCTTTCCAGTGTGCTTTTGCTCGTTCACTGACTCCTAGAACATCCGTGCGTCCAATTAATTCATCCATTGATGTAAAGCCAAGTTCCGCTAAGATTTCTCTTACTTCCTCTGCAATAAACATCATGAAATTCACAATGTGATCAGGGTTCCCCATGAATTTTTTGCGAAGCTCTGGATTCTGTGTAGCGACGCCGACTGGGCAAGTATCTAAATGACATGCTCTCATCATCACACAGCCCAATACGACAAGTGGAGCTGTCGCAAAGCCGTATTCTTCTGCTCCTAAAATCGCAGCCATGACAACATCGCGTCCAGTCATTAACTTGCCGTCCGTTTCAAGAACGACTCTCTCGCGAAGACCATTTAACACAAGGGTTTGATGTGCTTCTGCCAAACCGAGCTCCCAAGGAAGTCCTGTGTGTTTAATACTCGTTTTCGGCGAAGCTCCTGTGCCGCCATCGTATCCACTGATTACAATGACATCCGCCGTCCCTTTTGCTACACCTGCTGCAATCGTCCCAACGCCGGCTTTAGACACAAGCTTGACGCTGATGCGGGCATCACGGTTCGCGTTTTTCAAATCATGGATCAGCTGCGCCAAATCCTCGATGGAATAAATATCATGATGCGGCGGTGGTGAAATCAATCCGACGCCTGGTGTAGAGCCACGTACATCGGCAACCCATGGGTATACTTTATTTCCTGGCAGCTGTCCGCCTTCTCCAGGTTTTGCTCCCTGCGCCATTTTAATTTGGAGTTCATCTGCATTGACCAAATAATGACTCTTTACGCCAAAGCGGCCGGAAGCAATTTGTTTAATCGCACTTCTGCGATCATCGCCGCGTTCATCAACTGTAAAGCGTGCAGGATCTTCTCCGCCTTCTCCGCTGTTACTTTTACCGCCAATTCGGTTCATGGCAATCGCAAGCGCTTCGTGCGCTTCTTTACTTAAAGATCCAAATGACATGGCACCTGTCTTGAATCGGCGCACGATGGATTCAGCAGATTCAACTTCTTCCAGACGAACTGGTTTTTGTTTTGGCTGGAAAGAAAATAAATTTCTAAGGAAGCCGATTCTTTCTTCGTCCGCTGCCTTTGTATATTGCTTAAATAGATCGTAATCTTCATTGCGGCATGCCCACTGAAGCGTATGGATCGTTTTTGGATTAAAGGCATGGTGCTCTCCATTTTTTCTCCACTGGAAATCACTGCCTGATTCGAGTGTTTGGTCAGTCGCTGCCTGATACCCTGTTTCATGACGGAGTTTTGCCTCATGTGCAATGGTCTCAAGATCGATCCCGCCAAGCTGAGAAGCTGTTCCCGTGAAATACGCCTGAATGACGTCTTCACTAATGCCGACGGCTTCAAAGATTTGCGCTCCTCTATAGCTTTGCACAGTGGAAATTCCCACTTTAGACATGACTTTGACGACACCTTCGGTCACGCTTTTACCAAACTTTGTGACCGCTTCATCAAAGCTGAAAGAGATCGCTTCTTCTGCAATCAACTGTTTGTACGTTTCATACACAAGATAAGGATGGACCGCATCTGCTCCGTAGCCAATCAGTGCAGCAAAATGATGGACCTCTCTGACTTCTCCAGATTCAACGATCAGACTAACCTTTGTCCGTAAGCCTTGGCGTACAAGATGCTGATGCAGTGCACTGAGCGCTAGAAGCGGTGGAATCGGCACTTTTTGGTCTGTCATTTCACGATCTGAAAGGATTAATAAAGATACGCCTTCGCGGATCGCTTTTTCCGCCTCTTCAAACATCGCATCCAATCCGCGCTTTAAATCATCGGTGAATAGAGTATGAATCGTTTTGCTTTTAAAGGCATTATGAACAATCGTTTTCAAGCCGTTAAATTGTCCACTCGTTAAGACCGGTGTATAAAGTTTAATTCTTCGGCATGAATATTCATTCGGATGTAGAATATCTCCTTCAGCACCTAACCAAGTCATGGTTGATGTCACAAGCTGCTCACGAATGGCATCAATCGGCGGGTTCGTCACCTGTGCAAACAACTGCTTGAAATAATGAAACAGAGACTGCGCACGATCTGATAACACAACAAGCGGTGTGTCGCTTCCCATTGAACCGATTGGGTCCTTACCTTCTTCTAGTAAAGGAATTAAATATTTTTGAATGTCTTCGTACGTATAATGGAACGCACGCTGACGAGTCAATAAATCATCCATTATACTAGAATTTTCTGAATTTTCTTCCGAGCGATTGACATGAACCATTTCTTCATCAAGCCATTTTTGATAAGGAAGTTCATTCGCAATCGTGGATTTCACTTCTTCGTCAGAAATAATTCGTCCTTCTTCTAAATCGATTAACAGCATTTTGCCCGGCTCAAGACGGTCTTTGTATTTGACATCCTCTTCATTTGTGTCGATCACGCCGACCTCAGAAGAGAAAATGATATGATCATCATTTGTGACGTAATATCTTGCCGGTCTTAATCCGTTTCGGTCTAAGATGGCACCGATTTGTTTACCATCTGTAAAGGAAATGGCTGTTGGTCCATCCCACGGCTCCATGAGAGAACTATGGTATTCATAAAATGCCCGTTTCTCTTTTGACATGTGCGTGTTTTCAGTCCAAGGCTCTGGAATCAGCATCATGGCTGTATGAGCAGGTGTACGGCCTGCAAGCACAAAGAATTCAAAGGCATTGTCTAGAATGGATGAATCACTTCCGTCTGCATTCAGCACTGGCAAAATCTTGTCTAAATCGTCTCCGAAAGCTTCAGATACGAATTGTTGTTCTCTTGCTCTCATCCAATTGATGTTTCCTCTTAATGTGTTGATTTCACCGTTGTGAATCAAGTAACGGTTTGGATGGGCTCTTTCCCATGTAGGAAATGTATTTGTACTAAATCTTGAATGAACAAGTGAAAATGCAGAAACAAATGTTTCATCCTGAAGATCAAGATAAAAAGCATCGACTTGATCTGATGTTAAAAGCCCCTTGTATACAATGGTTTGACTCGACAAGCTGACAAAGTAAAATTGCTTTTCCTCTGCTGTTCCCCAGTTCTCAGCCTGCTTACGAATGACATATAATTTTCTTTCAAATGACAAACGATCTGTGATGTTGTCGTTTGCCCCAATAAAGACTTGCCTCACAACCGGACAGCTCTTCGCTGCGACAGTACCAATTTTCCCGGCATCGACAGGGACTGTTCTCCAGCCAATTAATGTTTGACCTTCTTGTTTAATGAATCCGTTGATTTTTTGCTCGATGGCTTGACGCGTTTTCTCGTCATCCTCTTTTGAAAAGAAGACCATTCCTACCCCGTAACGGCCCTTTTCAGGAAGTGCAAAGTCTTTGCAGCTTTTTCTAAAGAAAGCGTCTGGCAGCTGTACCATTAAGCCGGCACCATCACCTGTATACGGATCACTGCCTTGCCCGCCGCGGTGATCAAGCTGGCAAAGCATTTGTAATCCCTTTTTGACGATGCTGTGTGTCGCTTCCCCTTTTAAATGAGCGTACAGTCCGATTCCACATGCATCATGTTCAAATTCAGGACGGTAGAGACCTTGTGGTTGTGGTAGTTGATTATAAGTCATCGTTTCTCTCCCCCGTTTAAAAGATCCGTTTTTTCACAGTCATAAAATCTCACAAACTCTGTAACTTATTTTAAGTTTTCAAATTAATATAAACAATATATAATTTAGATGAAAACAATCTCTTTTTGAGATAGATGGGTGTGAAGTGTAAAAATGGAGCTTCGTCAGTTGCGTTATTTTGTAGAAGTCGCAGACCGTGAGCACGTGTCAGAAGCGGCTGAAAACTTACATGTCGCCCAATCTGCTATCAGCCGGCAGATTGCGAATTTAGAAGAAGAACTTGGAGTGGCCTTATTCGAACGAGAAGGCCGAAATATCAAATTAACGAAAATCGGCAGACAATTTTTAGATCATGTCAGAACGGCACTAAAAGCCATTGATTATGCGAAAGAGCAAATTGATGAATACTTAGATCCGCACAAAGG is drawn from Bacillus pumilus and contains these coding sequences:
- a CDS encoding FAD-dependent oxidoreductase is translated as MAKRKLVFIGNGMASMKCIEQMVQKQPEHYAITVIGKEKHPAYNRIKLSSILQKSDSLSQIELKEKEWYTAHDIIMYKGETVVHIDTNKKCIMTDARREISYDKLVIATGSLPYFLPIQGVSKKGIYAFRTIDDYEAICADAMRYQRAAVVGGGVLGVEVAAGLQIAGLETTIIHHAEWLMQRQLDETAASLLQQQLTRKGIQVKTNAHTIACLGDERVEGVLLKNGDIVDADLVVFTTGIRPNIQLAKNHGIHTRKAIVVNDMMQTNVQDIYAIGECAEHKGMVHGLVQPIYEQANALANHLLGEQITSVPHPIYSTKLKVPDMPIYSAGCIEHHSPYTSVVTYLDEEQEVYKKFVFEREALTGFLLVGELEKADQLLQDVKVGRDKSVVMKALHEEQPSPLDSLKMDDLVCQCQSVTKRTILNTISVHQLTSLEEVQKQTGAATGCGGCQELVRACCQLSSHEQIDEPASFCSCTEADKQTIFSFIKKQLLLNVEEIRRHFHWKTENGCSNCRSAIPYYLEQFQSPIEKISDADQEDMLPQLYGGRLELDFLKIMTSLLEQKLIDQAELTEHKRIRLIGVSKQAAQIVKKHWPIMAKEKRRLSHVLTCDCSHDPAVTALVMEFERQVEDTLLPAVTSIHVAGSSCTCKLAPIYDICMKRQLGEWNIYIGGDVCQPKAGQLFYTLPQSSELIPFLKALLEDYRKSAYFQESIGDWLLRYGLISIREKLLDEERRKELCEQFDQSRQKDVKV
- a CDS encoding nitrate/nitrite transporter → MKLSELKSSGHPKTLLSSFLYFDVSFMIWVLLGALGAFIAQDFALSTAEKGMIVAIPILSGSFFRIVLGLFTDRIGPKKTAVIGMLFTTIPLIWGFIAGTTLSELVLIGILLGVAGASFAVALPMASRWYPPHLQGVAMGIAGAGNSGTLISTLFGPRLAEIYGWHAVMGLALIPLSLVFLFFIFTAKDAPNQPAPKPLRSYFSVFQVKSTWFFCLLYAITFGGFVGLSSFLSIFFVDQYGISKIHAGDFVTLCVAAGSFFRPIGGLIADKIGGMKVLLGLFAVIGICLGGVSSLPALPLVITLLFTGMMCLGMGNGAVFQLVPQVFHKEIGIVTGIVGAAGGIGGFFLPNILGSLKEVTGSYMFGFLTISLFVLVVFICLVISQLKRKKVIINHTISES
- the gltD gene encoding glutamate synthase small subunit — translated: MGKATGFMDYKREKPNERDPLTRQNDWKEYSAPYTDDVLKKQGARCMDCGTPFCQIGMEIRGGVSGCPIYNLIPEWNDLVYRGRWKEALERLQKTNNFPEFTGRVCPAPCEGSCTVAINDPAVSIKNIERTIIDKGFENGWITPRIPSSRTGKKIAIVGSGPAGLASADQLNQAGHAVTVFERSDRLGGLLTYGIPNMKLDKEVVERRVKLLRQEGIDFVTNTEIGVDVTADELKEQFDAVILCTGAQKQRDLLIEGREAKGIHLAMDYLTLATKSMLDSGFKDKNFIDAKGKDVIVIGGGDTGADCVATALRQKAKSVVQFGKHPKLPDTRVGDNMWPEQPYVFSLDYAYEEAQAKFGEDPRQYSIQTTKIVADKNGKLKELHTIQMEKVKNEQGKFEFHEIPGTEKVWPAQLVFIAIGFEGTEQPLVKHFGVDSKNNRIDAKYGEYTTNVEGVFAAGDARRGQSLIVWAINEGRQVAHEVDRYLMGSSVLPK
- the gltB gene encoding glutamate synthase large subunit, with protein sequence MTYNQLPQPQGLYRPEFEHDACGIGLYAHLKGEATHSIVKKGLQMLCQLDHRGGQGSDPYTGDGAGLMVQLPDAFFRKSCKDFALPEKGRYGVGMVFFSKEDDEKTRQAIEQKINGFIKQEGQTLIGWRTVPVDAGKIGTVAAKSCPVVRQVFIGANDNITDRLSFERKLYVIRKQAENWGTAEEKQFYFVSLSSQTIVYKGLLTSDQVDAFYLDLQDETFVSAFSLVHSRFSTNTFPTWERAHPNRYLIHNGEINTLRGNINWMRAREQQFVSEAFGDDLDKILPVLNADGSDSSILDNAFEFFVLAGRTPAHTAMMLIPEPWTENTHMSKEKRAFYEYHSSLMEPWDGPTAISFTDGKQIGAILDRNGLRPARYYVTNDDHIIFSSEVGVIDTNEEDVKYKDRLEPGKMLLIDLEEGRIISDEEVKSTIANELPYQKWLDEEMVHVNRSEENSENSSIMDDLLTRQRAFHYTYEDIQKYLIPLLEEGKDPIGSMGSDTPLVVLSDRAQSLFHYFKQLFAQVTNPPIDAIREQLVTSTMTWLGAEGDILHPNEYSCRRIKLYTPVLTSGQFNGLKTIVHNAFKSKTIHTLFTDDLKRGLDAMFEEAEKAIREGVSLLILSDREMTDQKVPIPPLLALSALHQHLVRQGLRTKVSLIVESGEVREVHHFAALIGYGADAVHPYLVYETYKQLIAEEAISFSFDEAVTKFGKSVTEGVVKVMSKVGISTVQSYRGAQIFEAVGISEDVIQAYFTGTASQLGGIDLETIAHEAKLRHETGYQAATDQTLESGSDFQWRKNGEHHAFNPKTIHTLQWACRNEDYDLFKQYTKAADEERIGFLRNLFSFQPKQKPVRLEEVESAESIVRRFKTGAMSFGSLSKEAHEALAIAMNRIGGKSNSGEGGEDPARFTVDERGDDRRSAIKQIASGRFGVKSHYLVNADELQIKMAQGAKPGEGGQLPGNKVYPWVADVRGSTPGVGLISPPPHHDIYSIEDLAQLIHDLKNANRDARISVKLVSKAGVGTIAAGVAKGTADVIVISGYDGGTGASPKTSIKHTGLPWELGLAEAHQTLVLNGLRERVVLETDGKLMTGRDVVMAAILGAEEYGFATAPLVVLGCVMMRACHLDTCPVGVATQNPELRKKFMGNPDHIVNFMMFIAEEVREILAELGFTSMDELIGRTDVLGVSERAKAHWKAGQLDLETLLYQPEGARTFRTPQNHKIDESLDMNEILPYVQEALNHQTPVDLSLNIRNINRVAGTITGSEVSKRYGEEGLPEDTITLRFTGSAGQSFGAFVPKGMSLYLTGDSNDYIGKGLSGGKIAVKTSDHFVQNGHENVIVGNVAFYGATSGKAFINGRAGERFAVRNSGVHVVVEGIGDHGCEYMTGGRVVILGDVGKNFGAGMSGGVAYVHTSDAKQFKRMCNMEMIMFEKLTDHEEEQEVKQLIKEHLHYTNSSKASALLENWAQEKDQFIKVIPRNYKMMLQSIEEQKQAGLSHEEAVMFAFEANTKPKNQETANGQKAALAH